ACCCTCGCCTACTTCGACCGGACCTGGGCCGAGCGGCGGGCGGCGCTGCTGGCGCGGACCGACTGGCCCGGGCGCCCGCCCGCCTTCGACCTGCATTCGGGCTGGAAGGGCCGGGCACGGCGGCTGATCGAGCAGGACGGCCGGAAGCTCCTGCGGGACGGCGAGGCCACGCTGGCCGGGGACGACCCGGAACAGTGGCACGCCTGGCGCAAACGCCTGAAGCGTTACCGCTACACGTTGAGCCTGCTGGGCGAGGTGCCGCCCGTGGTGACCGACACGCTGGAGGCGCTGGGCCGCCTTCAGGACGCCGAGGTGGTGCTGGGCCTCCTGCACGCCGACCCCGACCTCCTGCGCTATGAACGTGACCGCCTGATCGCCCGCGAGGAGGCCGCGCGGCAGGAGGCGCGGGCACGGGTGCGCGAGCTGTTCCCGGCGCTGGCCGAGCAGCTCTCCGGGCCAGCGGAGCAGGACGGGGAGAAGGCCGGGGCGTGAGCGAACACGGCCACACCCACGGGGCGAATGCCAACGCCCGCCAGCTCCGTATCGCGCTGGCCCTGACCGGCGCGTTCCTGGTGGTGGAGGTCATCTACGGCTTCCTGTCGCATAGCCTCGCGCTGCTCTCGGACGCGGGGCACATGCTCACGGATGTGGCGGCGCTGGCCCTCTCGCTCCTCGCCATCCGCCTGG
The window above is part of the Deinococcus metallilatus genome. Proteins encoded here:
- a CDS encoding CHAD domain-containing protein; translation: MSQRSRAARRLKTLWDDLRAGDPQAVHAARKLTRRAQAELRVADAGRKTERAWRDLRRAAAPLRDHDVAGGHLRDALAELGVPEDTLAYFDRTWAERRAALLARTDWPGRPPAFDLHSGWKGRARRLIEQDGRKLLRDGEATLAGDDPEQWHAWRKRLKRYRYTLSLLGEVPPVVTDTLEALGRLQDAEVVLGLLHADPDLLRYERDRLIAREEAARQEARARVRELFPALAEQLSGPAEQDGEKAGA